The stretch of DNA cacgtccaatctaaacctcccctggtgcaacttgaggccgtttcctctcgtcctatcgcttgttccttgggagaagagaccgacccccacctcgctacaacctcctttcagggggttgtagagagcgatgaggtctcccctcagcctcctcttctccaggctgaacaaccccagttccctcagccgctcctcatcagacttgttctccagacccctcaccagcctcgttgcccttctctggacacgctccagcccctcgacgtccttcttggagtgaggggcccaaaactgaacacagtattcgaggtgcagcctcaccagggccgagtacaggggcacaatcactgccctgctcctgctggccacactgtttctgatacaggccaggatgcccttggccttcttggccgcctgggcacactgccggctcatgttcagccggctgtcgaccagcacccccaggtccttttccgccaggcagctttccagccactcttccccaagcctgtagcgctgcatggggttgttgtggccaaagtgcaggacccagcacttggccttgttgaacctcatacagttggcctcggcccatcgatccagcctgtccaggtccctctgcagaaccttcccaccctcgagcagatcaacactcccgcccaacttggtgtcatctgcaaactgactgaaggtgcactcgatcccctcgtccagatcattgataaagatattgaacagaaccagccccaaaactgagccctggggaacaccactcgtgaccggccgccaactggattgaactccattcaccacaacgctccgggcccggccgtccagccagttttttacccagcgaagagtacgcccgtccaagccatgagcaccAGGACAGTCACATGAACCAGGaccttctcctccccttctcaGCACCCTTGATGTTTAATGCTCAAGGAACCAGACGCAGAGCCTTCCCATACCTTCAAAATCCACATCTCCAACCAGCCTCGATTTGGCAGTGACAGGATCCTGCACTCTCGTTATCCCCACATCAATAACTGCAGCTCCTTCTTTGATCATGTCAGCTGTGATCAGATTGGGTATGCctgcaagaagaaaacagaaacacatgcTCATGGTGGTGCTGAACAGCCCCCTGCTCCCTCTCACCCCATCTCCATGTTATGTTTTGACCCACCTGGGCCTTCCTACCTCACAAAAaacagttggactcgataatcttaagggtcttttccaacctaaatgattctatcattctgtgaaacgcaagTCTACCCACAGTCGCACAATCCAGCGCTACTCCTTGACGTTCAGCTCAGTCAGGAATTGGAGCTGTTTACTGATAACCTCGGAGTGTAAAGAACtggaatcccccccccccccaagagagtTCCAGCAAAGCAGCTGGGACCAAAGCATCCTCTCTGAGTTGAAACCTTAAAGCTTGCATTtgaagttggggttgttcagcctggagaaaaggaggctgaggggagacctcatcgctctctacaaccccctgaaaggaggttgtagcgaggtgggggtcggtctcttctcccaagtaacaagcgataggatgaaacaaaacagcctcaagttgtgccaggggaggtttagatgggatattaggaaaaatgtctttactgaaagagtggtgaaacattggaacaggctgcccagggaagtggtggagtccccatccctggaggtatttaaaagacgagtagatgaggcgctcagggacatggtttagtgggcatggggtcgatggttggactcgatgatcttagaggtcttatccaaccttaatgattctgtgattctatgaaatctgtGGCTGTGTTTGTTCGTGCAGCTCCAGCAACATTTCTGCACCTGCACCAAGTCAGCAAGCTGGAGCAGTTTCCGAGACCACTGCAACCCAGCTTGGCAGAGGCACTGGCTTCACCCAGGGGCTGTAAAACCTGCAGCGTGACAGGGGTGGGGAGCAGCTAAGCCGCCCTTTCAGGGTGGGGTGTGTTTGGTTCCTGCCAGATAGTGCTGCCTCAGTTGACTGAGCCGAGGAACTCATTCCCACCCTCCGCTTAGTTAACTCTTTCATGCGAGCCTTCCTCTGGTCTGCCGACCGCCTTTGGCGATTTACACATCTTATCTGCCAGCAGCACTTCTGCCATCGTTACGTGCACTGATGCCTTCAACACCATTTCTAATCCTTCCAGCACCTTGTCTCTTCACACCCCATTTCCAACCGACAggttttctctcctccctccccacaggcTTCACACCAGGCTTCTGCTGCCAAACAGACACCCCGAATCAGCTCAACTCCTCTGCTGATGCGCTACCTCCATGCCAAGGGTACGGCCTGGAGAAAAGCACACCCCCAAGCGATTCCTTATGCTCTGAAGAATGGCACTGCAGCTGTCCCTCAGCATTTTGACTGTTTCTAGGTAAGCAGATGctatcttgctattttttttttctcctccccacaTAAATACAGAACTGTCTGCATGTATAACAGAGCCCGTCTGTAGCTGTTCTCTAGATCTGATCAGGTGCTCGCTGGCGTACCAAGCCCTCCTGCCAgatgttattttacatttcaaaggCAGAGCTACAAACAGCTCTGCTAGTAAGACCAAGTATGTGGCTCCTAGGCTTAATCGCAGGATAAACTGGCTGGCTCAAACAGCCCCTCACTCGCTGTCCTAGCCCTCACCTAGGGCAGCTGCCGACAGCCATGAGAGCACCGGCTCTCTCACGCTGCCAGAGCCGCTTCGGATAGGGAGGCCCCGGGACATTCAATACCAACAGGATTGTCTCCTGCAAGCAAGGATTCCCATCAGAAACACCACGCAAGCTGCAGCGCGGCACCCTCCCTGCGCCTTGCCTGTGCTGTTCAGAGTCGGGTCTTACCTGCTGCCGCTACCACAATATCAGCACGGATTGTGTGTTGCTTCAGCTGCTCCTTGGGAGTGTAGCGGTGGGATATCGTGACCGTGGCATCGCCTGCAAGAGTGGTTACATGGAGCTTTTTAGTTCACACGTACTACCCAAACCCAGCCACTTCTCTAAGTCATTCCCCTTCAAAACCACCCGTGTATTTATCAGGAACATCAGAGCCCGATGACAAACCCTGGGGAACAGCCTACAAAGTCAGAGGGGAGGGATCTGGGATGGAGGAGAACAAGGACTCACTGAAGAAGGCTCCGAAGTGTTACAAGACAGATTATGTGCAGAGTTAACTCTTTGGCCTTGACCACAGCCCACGTGATGGGCCGGAGTCCCTCAGGTGCTCCTGGAACTGATTTAGGAGCCTAAAGAGGACAGTGTGACAGGCTGAGGGCTTCCTTCCACAGCTGCCCGGCACGCAGGCTCCGAGGCCACCAAGCTCCTACCTCCCGGGCGCTCGTGCCTGCCGTCCGTATGCAGCAACATGGCGATGGGCATGCCCACATTCTTCGACCTGCCAGCCACCACCACGTTCTTCCCCAGCGTTGGGATGCCTGCAGAGGACAAGATGGGAGTCTTAAAACAAACGCAAGCTGGAGTTACGTCACACAGCAGCCAaatactgcagcagcagcagcttacCAGTTCTCTTAATGATCTCCCACACCCCCCACGGGGTAGCCGGCAGCATGGAGTACTGGTCGAGGCACATGCGCCCCACGTTTATCACATGAAAGCCATCAACGTCTTTGTCTGGAGTCACAGCGTTGCAAATCTTGCGCTCGTCAATATGTTCTGGAAGAGAACAAAAAGCTTTAACCCTAGGGATCAGCCAAAAACCTGCTCTTCGCAGCCAGCCAGAGCCCCGACCTACTGCACCAGCCCCTTCAGAGTTTGGAAGCTTCAAGCTAACCCAAGACTTCCAGCAAGCTCAAGGCTAACAGCTGCCAGCAGGAGGGGACTGGAACTGCTTTGGGACTACAGCATCACTGATGCTGAGAGGGTATTTTTAGGCAGCCTCAGCGTCACAACTGAGTTCAGGCTTCTGGCTCTGGAAGGTGATACCCCCTACAGGAGAAAAGATTTCTGCGACCCCCAGCAACTTAACTCGTACAGGCAGCTGTGCGATGGAGTAGCTGCATCAACTTCTTTAAGCTGCATCACGGCAGAGTGCCACCTCTCATGTCACAGGATAGCCCCTGTGCTGGTACTCCTTCTGGCACCCACAAACCCTTAAAAGCTTTACGTAAAAGTGGAACAGATGGAAATCTAGCTACTCACCAGGTAGAGGAAGCTGTACTAACAGGCCATCCACATTGGTATCGTTATTGAGTCTGCTGATCAAATCCAGTAGCTCCTCTTCAGTGATAGAAGCCGGCCTGAGGATGGTTTCACTGCTGATTCCTGCGCAATCATTGAAAGCGCTGCGTTAGAGAGCCACGTGTACACAAGCGGGAGAGCAACCTTCTTAAGCCCTGCGGATTTAAGCTGCCCCGTTTCATTGCTCTACCAAATCCAACAGGCACACACCAAGGACTGTATGCTTGGTGTAACAACAAGCACCTTCCAGGCTGGAGACCTTCCCAAGTCTTGCGAGTTACGGTTAAGGACCATTAGTATCGGTCTAACGACCTGGGAAAGACTATTTGAAAGCAGAGACCCTCCAAGTGGAAGGAGGGCTTGGAGAAACTTAACCGAAGCGTGCTACGATGAAGATGCAACCGCACATCCTGTGGTCCCTCGACACAGTAAGAAGGGGACGTTAGCCTAAAACACTCAGCTCCAAAGGCGGCTTCGGCAGCATGGAACCCAAGGAGAAATTAAACCATTTATTGCCCCTAACCCCTTTCAGCACATTTTCTCCAGAAGCACACTTGGCTAAACACCGAGCAGGACCTCGGCTTGCAAGATTGGAAGGAGTCGGAGGGTAGCAAGGCTGCTGAGCGATGACTGCATCTCCGGCAATTGAGAAAAGGCGGCAAATCAGAGCCCTGTCTGTGCTTTACACGGCCCTAGGAAGGCTGCGAATCCAAACTACAGAGCTTGACGTTGCCCTAAAGGGTTCAAATGGCACAATGCACACGTGGACCATGTTTATTAACTACCTCCCAGTACAACAGTGAAGGCAAGCGAAAGAGTCACAGCAAAGGCTGGGGCAAACGTGGACTGCCATGCAGCTGAGGTGAAAAGCTACCAGATGGATGCATCCCAAAAAGCTTCCCCCAGCCTCCGGCGTAGAGGACTCCCAACTAAAGCAAGATAAAACAGTCACTTGCTCCACTTTTTTCAGAACAGAGCGCAAGACATACCAACGTCAGCAGCCGCTTTGGTTTTGTTCAGTACGTAGGAGTGACTCGCTGGATTTTCACCGACGAGAACAACGCTGAGGTGAGGTCTCTTGTTTCCAGCCGCTACCCACTGCTCAACCTCGTGACGGGCTTCCTGTCTGATCTGCCGGGCCAGCTTCCTTCCAGAAATCACAACTGCATCATTGCTGCAACAGATAAAGCGTTACCAAAGCAGTCAGCATCGTTGGGACCATCCAGTTCAAGCTCTGTACAACACAGACCAGGAAAAGTGGATGCCAGGGCAGAAAAGGCTCTTCTACAAGCTCTGTACAAGCCTATTGCACCTTTACTCCAAATCACGTGAAGCGGCATATTTCAGTCTTCTTTTACAGCTTCGCTGCCCAAAGCCGGGATCAGCAAACAAAACTGCCAGAGGGACCAACTTATTTGTTGCAGCCTGAGAAAGCGTACGCGCTGTTCTTCTCTGCAAGGCCCAGAGTCCGCGTGTATCGTTCACCTGGCACGTGTTTCAAGCTAAGATACTATTAGCTTCCATTTTTAGAAAGCCAGTCACCCGTTCCTTGCGAAAGCATGACAGCTTTGCTACAAAGGACTTACACGAAGCAGAACTCACCCCACTTAAGTGGAGCTTCTGCCACCAAAGAGGTCTATCGGGTAATTCCGGCTTGTTGGATGCAGCGCGGGAGGCACAGCGTGCCCTGCTTCTGCACCGAGCGCTGTTCCCAGAGATCCTAGTCCCCCACAAATTCCTCGGCGAGGCCATCGGCCCATCTAGCACAGCGCGCACCTTGCGCGAGCCAGTCTCGTGCCCTCCCCTGCTCGAGTAATTGCTGCCACCGCTACGGTCGTGTCTTCAGGCTGTTAAAGCTGGGCTGGGGGCACACGGTTTCACCCCCTCTCACGGACTCCAACATCTAGCTGGAGTAGAAGGGACATTTGCCCCTTCGAACCACATCAAAACAGCTCCTCGCATACATTTCTGGTCTAAATTGGTAACGGGAGTATCCAGTCACTGCCAAAGGCATTCCAGGCAACTGGACACCCTGCAGTATATAGAAAGGCTGGCTTGACCTACAGCTAGCTGGGAGGCCACGGCTGCCAGTCCCCGCTCACACCAGGCTGTCCACACTCCTcacacttggcttttttttcctttcaggttaTCACTACAACTCTTATTTGAACGTCATTCTTATTCACTAATCCCTTTGTGAGAGGATTCATCTTCACAAGCTTCACTTCTAGATTTCACTACAGCATTTAAGTCTTGCCCTGCCGCAAGGCCTCACGACGAGCGCCTTATTCACTCGCCCAGTTATTCTTGCCTCTGAGCTGGAGCAGGCAAAGGTGCTCCCCGCAGCGTTACTGTCATTTATGGTGCCTTCCCGAATCGCAAGGACCAGCCCATTCCCAAAGCAATCACCGAGCAACATGCATCACAACTCCACAAGCTACTCAACTTGCCACAGGAATCCAGGAGACGACCGAGCCACGGGAGaaagccccccagcacccagcgcAGTTTCCTACCCTCCCTGCACCACACCGTCCAACAGGAGCAAGCTGAATTGCTGCAGTTTCTCCTCAAAAAAATCCATCAGCTGCCTCGTATGCAGACCTTCTCCTACCAGGATCCCGCGTTAAGTCCAACGCTGCTGTTTTCTGACCTTCTCTAGGTATAATGCTGATCCTGGAGCTCTGGGGACAGCTGCCACCGGGGAGAGCCACCAGGAGAGCCGCTCCAGACCCACACAGGACAGCCACAAGGTACCATCCCAGGTAGGAAAGCCTTTTGCCAAAATACTTAGAGACGCAGAGGATCTTTTGCGCTTTCTTAATCCCTGACCTACTCAAATACGTAGTTTTCCCCATTTACTGGGAATTCAATGTTACTTCATCCCTAACAGCAATCGCTCCAGTCAAACCCATTTAGCAATAACCAGTAAAAACCCATCCCAGACCAGCTCAGCCCGCTCGCCCTCTAATTCTTGTTTTAGCTTCAGAGCTAGACCTGCACTAAACTACCGTACATCCACTTAGATGTCAAAGGAATCATTACAAGTGCCTGGCAAGCTAGGGAAAGGAGACTTCGTTAAATCAGAGACACCTCGTGCCAAGAACCTACCCGAATCTTTCCCCTTACGTAAGCCTGAGACCGGAGTGCCCGGCCTGGGCTCCCAAGGGATGGCAACAACCACCACCAACCTCCCCCGTGAGCTACAGGGAAGCCGAAATAAGAGCTCGGAGCCCTGTTTAGAGTAGGGAACAGCAGTGAAACCAAAGCacccgagca from Aptenodytes patagonicus chromosome 24, bAptPat1.pri.cur, whole genome shotgun sequence encodes:
- the MTHFD2 gene encoding bifunctional methylenetetrahydrofolate dehydrogenase/cyclohydrolase, mitochondrial isoform X1, with protein sequence MATALCPLRTLGCAALRPRGRRLHLSATSNDAVVISGRKLARQIRQEARHEVEQWVAAGNKRPHLSVVLVGENPASHSYVLNKTKAAADVGISSETILRPASITEEELLDLISRLNNDTNVDGLLVQLPLPEHIDERKICNAVTPDKDVDGFHVINVGRMCLDQYSMLPATPWGVWEIIKRTGIPTLGKNVVVAGRSKNVGMPIAMLLHTDGRHERPGGDATVTISHRYTPKEQLKQHTIRADIVVAAAGIPNLITADMIKEGAAVIDVGITRVQDPVTAKSRLVGDVDFEGVKKKASYITPVPGGVGPMTVAMLMKNTIIAAKKLLKPKELEALTA
- the MTHFD2 gene encoding bifunctional methylenetetrahydrofolate dehydrogenase/cyclohydrolase, mitochondrial isoform X2, producing the protein MLEEGNDAVVISGRKLARQIRQEARHEVEQWVAAGNKRPHLSVVLVGENPASHSYVLNKTKAAADVGISSETILRPASITEEELLDLISRLNNDTNVDGLLVQLPLPEHIDERKICNAVTPDKDVDGFHVINVGRMCLDQYSMLPATPWGVWEIIKRTGIPTLGKNVVVAGRSKNVGMPIAMLLHTDGRHERPGGDATVTISHRYTPKEQLKQHTIRADIVVAAAGIPNLITADMIKEGAAVIDVGITRVQDPVTAKSRLVGDVDFEGVKKKASYITPVPGGVGPMTVAMLMKNTIIAAKKLLKPKELEALTA